A single genomic interval of Aureliella helgolandensis harbors:
- a CDS encoding GNAT family N-acetyltransferase has translation MKLVIRKAELKDAIAAWNIRNVAILAQCTGHYPNEQLAAWTAGEITDAFIQSVARHWYVATLNESVVGTGMLDHANGQVDAVFVRPERMGTGVGHSIMAHLESRAIAAGLTLLTLNSTLNAAPFYRKCGFVGEQRGVYESSRGISLACIPMAKQLARAAVAGEQ, from the coding sequence ATGAAACTTGTTATCCGCAAAGCCGAGCTTAAAGACGCGATTGCCGCATGGAATATTCGCAATGTCGCGATTCTTGCCCAATGTACGGGGCACTACCCCAATGAACAGTTGGCGGCATGGACGGCTGGCGAGATCACTGATGCTTTTATTCAATCAGTTGCCAGGCACTGGTACGTTGCCACGTTGAACGAAAGCGTGGTGGGCACAGGAATGCTCGACCATGCAAATGGTCAAGTGGATGCAGTATTCGTGCGACCCGAAAGAATGGGTACCGGCGTTGGACACTCGATTATGGCGCATTTGGAATCTCGCGCGATAGCTGCTGGATTAACACTCTTGACTCTAAACTCCACGCTCAACGCAGCTCCGTTTTACAGAAAATGTGGTTTTGTCGGGGAACAGCGCGGCGTGTATGAATCTTCTCGCGGCATTTCCCTGGCCTGCAT